The sequence below is a genomic window from Mycobacterium sp. ITM-2016-00316.
GACCTCTTCGCCGTACTCCGGGTCATCGGAGTCGTACCCGCACTGTGTCGGCAGGTCCAACGCCACCGAAAGCCCGGTGCCACCCTGACCGAGCAGGTACCGGTAGCGCTCGTTGGACTCCTCGGCGGTGCCGAAGCCCGAGTACTGCCGGAATGTCCAGGTTTTGCCCCGGTAACCGGAGGCGAAGTTACCGCGCGTGAAGGGGTACTCGCCGGGCGCGGGCGGATCCCCTGCGCGGTCGGCGGGACCGTACACGGGCGCCAACGGGATCCCAGAGGGTGTCACTACCGGGGAGTCGGATTGGTCGTTCATCACTGGATAACGTACTTGCTCAAAATGAGAATGCCAATACCGCTGACTGAAAACATGCACTGTGAGGGCCTGTCAGGCACATCAGACGGCGCGTCGTGCGTGCGTCGACAACACCCCGGCGATACGTCGTGCCTGTACATGAGCGATTATGACACTTGCTGAAAATGAGAATGCCAATACCATCAGGGGAAGCAAGACCCCTTCCGTCCGAGGAGTCAGTATGTCCAGCGAGCAACGTCCGCTTGCCGATCGCACCCTGGTGGTGTCCGGCGGCAGCCGCGGTATCGGGCTGGCCATCGCCCTAGGCGCCGCCAAGCGAGGCGCCAACGTGGTGCTGTTGGCCAAGACCGCCGAACCTCACCCGAAGCTGCCGGGCACCGTGCACACCGCGGTCGCCGACGTCGAGGCCGTCGGCGCCAGGGCGGTGGCCGTGGTCGGCGATGTCCGCAAGGAAGAAGACGTCCAGCGCGCCATCGACACGGCGGTACAGACCTTCGGCGGCGTCGACATCGTCATCAACAACGCCAGCGCGATCGCCACCGAGCCCACCGAGGCGCTGGCGGCCAAGAAGTTCGATCTGATGATGGACATCAACGTGCGCGGCACGTTCCTGCTCACCAAGGCCGCGCTGCCGCACCTGCGGCAGTCCGCAGAAGCCCATGTCATCACCCTGGCGCCGCCGCTCAACCTGAATCCGTACTGGCTGGGCGCGCACCCCGTCTACACGGTGTCCAAGTACGGGATGACGCTGCTGTCGCTGGGCTGGGCGCAGGAGTACCAAGAGTCCGGGATCGGGTTCTGCTGCCTGTGGCCACAGACCTATATCGCGACATCGGCGGTGACGAACCTGGCCGACGGCGACAGCCTGGCTTCTTCGTCGCGCAGCCCGGAGATCATGGCCGACGCCGCGGTTCAGATCCTCACCGGACCGGCCAAGGACGCCAACGGCCAGACCTTCATCGACGCCGACGTGCTGGCCGGGGCCGGAACCACCGACCTGTCCCGTTATGGCGGTGGCGACGATCCCATCTGGGATATCTTCGTGGACAAGTCATGAGTATCTCGCTGCTGCTGGAGATGGCATCCTCGACCGATCCGGACCGCACGGCGGTCGTGTCGGGCGATCTGCGACTGAGCGCCGGCGAACTGAGCGAGCTTGCCGACGGCGGTGCCGGTGTGGTGGCTGCCTCCGGCGCCCAGCATGTCGCCTATGTCGGCGCCGGCGGCGCCTTGCTGCCGTTGCTGCTGTTCGCCTCGGCCCGCGCCGGGGTGCCCGTGACACCGCTGAACTACCGGTTGAGCGCCGACGGCCTGCGGGCCTTGATCGCCCGGCTGCCGGATCCGCTGGTCGTGGTCGATGACGAGTACCGCGACGCCGTCGGCGACGAGTTCCGGGTGATGGGGTCCGCGGAGTTCCTGGCGGCGGCCCGCACCGCCGAACCCGCTGCCCAATTCCCCGATCCGGACTCGGTGGGCGTCGTGCTGTTCACCTCGGGCACCACCTCGGCACCGAAAGCCGTTGAGCTCACCCACAACAACCTCACCAGCTATATCACCGGCACGGTCGAGTTCGCCTCGGCCGAGCCCGGCGACGCCGCGCTGATCTGCGTTCCGCCGTATCACATCGCCGGCGTCTCGGCGGCACTGTCGAACCTGTACGCCGGCCGCAAGATGGTGTACCTGACCCAGTTCGACGCCCGGAAGTGGGTGGGCCTCGTCGAGTCCGAGGGTGTCACCTCGGCCACGGTGGTGCCGACCATGCTGGACCGCATCGTCACCGTGCTGGAATCCCAGAACACCGCCCTGCCCACCCTGCGTACGCTGGCCTACGGCGGGTCCAAGGTCGCACTTCCCCTGGTGCGCAAGGCTCTTGAACTGCTACCCGCGGTCGGCTTCGTCAACGCCTATGGCCTCACCGAGACCAGTTCGACGATCGCCGTACTGACCCCCGACGATCACCGGGTCGCGCTGGGCTCCGATGACGCCGCGGTGGCCAGGCGACTCGGCTCGGTCGGCCAACCGGTGCCCAGCATCGAGGTGCAGATCCGCGCCGAGGACGGAACCGTCCTGGGCGCAGGCGAAACCGGGGAACTGTACGTGCGCGGCGAACAGGTGTCCGGGCGCTACACCGGTATCGGTTCGGTGCTCGACGAACAGGGCTGGTTCCCCACCAAGGACGTGGCCACCCTCGACGAGGACGGTTACCTCTACATCGGGGGACGCTCCGATGACACCATCATCCGCGGTGGCGAGAACATCGCACCCGCCGAGATCGAGGACGTGCTCGTCGAGCACCCACAGGTGCGCGAGTGCGCGGTGGTGGGTCCCGAGGATCCCGAATGGGGCCAGATCATCGTCGCGGTCGTGGTCCCCGCGGCCGGTACCGAGCCGCAACCCGAGGAGCTCCGGGAATTCGTCCGCGCGCAGCTGCGCGGATCCCGCACCCCGGACCGGGTCGTCTTCCGCGACGAGTTGCCCACCAACGCGACCGGCAAGGTGCTGCGCCGCGAACTCGTCAGCGAATTGAACGCAAAGGAGCCCGCATGATCAAGAACGGCACCCGCCTGCAGAGTCAGGTGTGCGACACCCAGGTCATCGTGGTGCGCGCCTCCGAGGGTCTGGACAACCTGCGCGCCGGTGGCGCACCGCTGATCCCCGTCGGTGAGACTGCCGCCGAGGGTCTGTCGCTGGATCCCGCACTGTCCGAAGGCAATCTGATGGGAAAGCGCTACGTCGACGACAGCGGCGCGGAGATCCTGGTGACCAAGGCCGGCGCGGGCACGCTCAGCATCGGGACCACGCCCCTGGCGATCAAAGAAGCAAAGCCGCTGCCTGCCAGCGACTGAGTCGAGAGCCTGGATCTGGCACCCCTTTAGGCTCAGTCCATGACGACCATCAGCAAGGCGCGCTCGCTGGGCGTGGTGACCGTGGCCTACGTCGTCGCCATCGCGGTGGCGGCGGCGTGGCTGTGGCTGGGCCCCAGCACAGATCGACTGTGGCTGGACACCCTGATCGCCGATCTGCTGGCAACAGTGGCGATCTTCGGCTTCAGCCGGGTGTACCGGAACTCCAGCTTCTACGACGCCTATTGGAGCGTCATCCCGCCGCTGCTGTTGTTCTACTGGTGGTATCGCAGCAGCGAGGTGGACCAGCTGCGCGTCTGGCTCATCACCATCGTGGTGATGCTGTGGGCCATCCGGCTGACCGCGAACTGGGTGTATGCGTTCCCGGGGCTGCACCACGAGGACTGGCGCTACCCGATGTTCAAGCAGCGCGCCGGCCGCTTCGAGATCCTCGCCGACCTGGTCGCGATCCATCTGATCCCGACACTGCAGGTCTTCCTGGCCATGGTGCCGGTGTACGTCGCGGTGACCCGGCCCGGACCCGGACTGGTGTGGCTGGCCTGGATCGCGTTCGTGGTGGGGCTGGCCGCGGTGACGCTGGAACTCGTCGCCGATGTGCAGATGCACCGCTTCGTCGCGGAGCGCCGTACCGGCGAAGCGATGGACCGTGGTCTGTGGGGTTGGTCGCGGCATCCGAACTACTTCGGGGAGTTCAGCTTCTGGGCGGCGCTGGCGCTCTTCGGTGTCGCGGCGGCGCCGGCGGACTGGTGGTGGCTGATCCTCGGTGCGCTCGCCATCCTGGCGATGTTCCTCGGGGCGAGCATCCCGATGATGGAGGAACGCAGCCTGGCACGCCGTCCCGCCTATCAGGACGTGGTGGACCGCGTCTCACGGTTCGTGCCGTGGCCGCCGCGCACCCGACCAGCCCACCGCAGCCTGCCCGAATAGCCGACCGGCTACGCTGGCCGCGTGAGCACCGAGGGCAGGCTGGCGCCGACCACCTACAGCGCTGCGCAGACCCGTGTCATCACCGCCGCCCTGGACCTGTTCGGCGCACACGGTGTCAGCGGCACCTCGCTGCAGATGATCGCCGATGCCATCGGTGTCACGAAAGCCGCTGTCTACCACCAGTTCAAGAGCAAGGATGACGTCGTCATCGCGGTCGCCGAAACCGAGCTGGCGGCGCTACAGGACGCCCTGGACGCCGCGGAAGCAGAGGCCGACCAGGTGGCCGCCCGCGAAGTGCTGCTCACCCGGGTGGTCGATATGGCCGTCACCCGCCGCCAACTCACCGGTGTGCTGCAGTTCGACCCGGTGGTGGTCCGACTGCTGGCCGAGCACCGACCCTTCGCGCAGTTCATCGAGCGGCTGTATCAGGTCCTGCTCGGCGGCGGCGGCGGTGTCGAAGCCCGGGTCAACGCCGCGGTCATGTCCGGGGCGCTCAGCGCGGCGGTGATGCACCCGCTGGTCACCGACGTCGACGACGACACCCTGCGGGCCCAGATCCTCAAGGTCACCCGGCGCATCCTGGACCTGCCTCAGGCGTGACGGCTCGTCACTCCCCCGTCGACCACCAGGTAGGTACCGGTGATGAACGACGCCTTCGGTGACATCAGGAACGCCACCGCCGCGGCCACCTCTTCGGGATCACCGATGCGCCCCAGCGGCGCGGCCTGCACGAAACTCTCGCGCACCTCGTCGACATCCAGCGCGATCTGCAGCATCGGGGTGCGGATGAAGCCCGGGCACACGGCGTTGATCCGGATACCGGACGGGCCGAGCTGGGCGGCCATCGACCGGGTCAGCCCGAGCAGCCCGGCCTTGGACGCGCAGTAGGCCGGGATGAACGGATTGGCCGTCAGCCCTTCGATACTGAGATACCGACGACCGCGGGCCCACCGCCGGAGCGGGCACTGGCCTCCAGCTGGGGCAGCAGTTGTTGCACCAGCATCGCCTGCGCGCGCAGGTTCACATCGAGCACCGCGTCCCACGATTCCTCGGTGTAGGCGCCCACCGGCTCTGGGATCACCCGACCCGCGGCATGCACCAGACCGTCGACCCCGTCGATCGCCTGGATCGCGGCCTCCGTCGCCGCGCTGTCGGTGACGTCGACGACGTCAGCGGGCATCCCGAGTTCGGCGGCCACCTCGGTGACCTCGGGGGCGAGATCCCACAACACCACCTGCCGCCCATCGGCCACCAGCGCCTGCGCGCTCGCCCGCCCGATACCCGACGCCGCCCCGGTGACCACCACTGCTGCCATGGGCAGAACCTAGGTCAGCAAGTGCGCCGTTCGTGCGGCTTTGCGCCACGTGCCGCCCGGACCACGTCATCGGTGAAGCGTTCCAGCAGCACGGCCTGGGTGGCGGCGAGGTGCTTGCGCGCGATGCGTTCGGCTTCGGCCGCGTTACCCGCGGCGATCTCGTCGACGAGCCTGCGGTGGGTACGTACCGCGCCACGAGCCTCGGCAGGTGACGGATACTCGCCGCGCTTGACGACGTAGTCGGCCCACTTCTCCTCCTGCGCCGACCACAGCGCGACCAGACTTCCCACTACGTGACGCACGGTGGCATTCGGGGTGTATTCGACCACCAGATCATGGAATTCACGCGCGATGCGGGTGAACGCGGCGCCGTCGCCAACCGCTTCTGCGCAGGCGTCGACGTTGCGGGTCAGAGCCGGCACCACCGTCTTGAGCCGATCCGTGCGGCGCGCCACCTCGGCCACACACAACGGCTCCAGCAACTGCAGGCCGGCCGCCAGATCGCCGAGTGACACGGCGGATCCCTGCAGCGCCAGACCCAAGTGGTACGCCGCCGACGACTCGCTGGGCCGGTGCACTTCGGCGCCGCCGACACTGCCGCGGCGCACCGTCACCAACCCCTCGGTCTCCAGGATGCGCAGCGCCTCACGGACCGACGGATAGCTGACGCCGAACTCGGTGACCAGCTGGTCCTGGGTGGGCAACCGGTCGGCACCGGCCAGGATCCGGTCCCGCAGCTCGCCCGCGACGGTCTCGGCGATGCGGTGTTGCGGGGTGCGCATGGAACAAATACTAGCAATCCTTATAAGGATTGCCCTACGATCGCGGACGTGGACTTCGATATGGGGCCGGACGCCGCCGCGCTGCGCGGCGAGCTGCGCGATCTGGTGAAAGCGCATATCGCCGAGGACTATCTGGGCGCCTTCACCCATGACCCCGACGACCTGGCGGTGGCGCAGGCCTTCTGCCGACTGCTCGCCGAGCGCGGGCTGCTGTGCATGTCCTGGCCGACCGAGTTCGGCGGTCGGGCTTCCTCACCCTGGGAGCAGACCGTGGTGCGCGAGGAGATGTGGGCGCACCACGAACCGCGCGGCGCGCAGTACATGGGCGTCAACTGGGTGGGGCCGATCATCATGCGCCACGGCACCCCGGAGCAGCAGGCCAGACACCTGCCGCCGATCGCGGCCGGTGACGTGATCTGGTGCCAAGGGTTTTCCGAGCCGGAGGCCGGCTCGGATCTGGCGTCGCTGCGGACCTCGGCGGTGCGCGACGGCGACGGCTGGGTGATCAACGGCCAGAAGATCTGGACCTCCTACGCGACGATGGCGCAGTGGTGTTTTCTGCTGGTGCGAACGTCCAAGATAGGAAAAGAACCGGCTCGAAAAAAACAACACGGCCTGACGATCTTCCTGGTGCCCATGTCGGATCCGGCGATCACCGTGCGCCCCATCCAGACGATGATGGGCCCGCATCACCTCAACGAGGTGTTCTTCGATGACCTGCGGGTGACCGATGCCGATGTGCTCGGCACGGTGGACGATGGCTGGACGGTGGTGCAGAGCGTGCTGGCCTTCGAGCGCGTCGGCATCGCCCGCTATGCCCGCTGCGAACGTCTGCTGCAGCTGGCCCCGAAAGCCCTCGGCGAGCACTGGGCCGAGCTGCCCGAGGAGCTGCGCGGCCGCTGGGCGCGGATGCTCACGCACTGCCGACGGGCGCGATTGATGGCCTACCGGCTGGTGGCACTGCAGGCCGAGGGTCAGGTGCGCCCCACCGATTCGGCGGCGTACCGCATTGCGGTCACCAAGCTCGACCAGGACAGCGCCGAGGTACTGATGGAGATCATTGCCGCACTACCCGACGGGGTTTCGCGCATCTTCACCGCCGAGGTGGAGGACCACTGGCGGTACTCGCAGCCCTCGACGGTGTCCTCCGGCAGCATCGAGATGCAACGCATCCTGCTGGCCCGCACCCTGTTGGCGGCATCGTGAACATCGATTTGAGTCCGGAAGCCCGCGAGTACGGTGAGCAGGCCCTGCGGGCTTTCGAGTCCGCGGGCGGCGATGCGCTGCTGCAACGCGCCGAAGCCGATCCCTCCCAACGGGAATCGCTCGTCGGGGCGGTGCTGAAAAGTCTGGGCGCCTGGGATCTGGAGCCGCGCAGCGACACCGACTCCGCCGAAGCCGCGGCCGCGTTGTGCCGCAGCGCCGGGTACTGGGGTCTGCCCTACCCGTTGGCCGAGCGGCTGTCCCGGCCCGCCGATATCGACGCCGACGGGCTGATCGTGGTCGCCGGTCCCGCCCCGGCCGCCACCATCGCCGGTGTCGAGGGCAGCTGGGCGACAGTCACTGTGGACGGTCGCCGGGCGCGGGTGACGGGCACCGCCGACGCCCGGACGGCCTTCGTCACCTCGCTGCAACTCACCGACCTCGACGACGCCGGTGCCGCGGATGTCGCGTTGGCCCTTGTGCTGCCGTGCTGGACGCTGCTCGGGATGCTGGACCGCGCCATGGCGCTCACCATCGCCCATGTGAAGCTGCGACAGCAGTTCGGTCAGCCGCTGTCGGGATTCCAGAGCGTGCAGTTCCAGCTCACCGACGCCGAGGTGGAGCGCAGCGGCCTGGAGATGCTGGCCCGCTATGCGCTGTCCACTGTCACCGGACCCGACGCGCTCGCCGACGCGCTGGCCCTGCGACTGGCCGCGCTGGAGGCCGCCGAGGTGGTGTTCAAGGTGACCCACCAACTGCACGGCGCCGTCGGCTTCTGCGATGAGACCGTGCTGTCCTGGCTCTCGCGCTACAGCCAGCCGCTGCGGCGGCTGCCGCTGGGGCTGTCGGCGACCCGCGCGCAACTGACCGCACTGTTGGGTACCCGCGGCCTGACCGGACTGTACAGCGACGCAACATGACTCAGGACATCGAGCAGTTTCGCGACCGCGTCCGGCAGTGGTGCGACGAACACGTGCCCACCGATTGGCGCGCCGCCCAGACCGGGGTGAGCGACGACGAGTACGTGCGCTTCCAAAAGTCCTGGTTCGCCGAGTTGCACACCGCGGGTTTCGCGGTGCCGCACTGGCCTGCCGAGTGGGGCGGCGGCATGTCGGTGGCCGAACAGATTGTGCTGTACTCCGAACTCGCCGCCCATGACGCACCCCGGCTGGTGCTGGCCTTCGTCGGGATCCACCACGCCGCCTCCACGCTGCTGGCCGCGGGCACCGAGGAACAGCGCCGCCGCCACCTCCCGGCGATCCTCGACGGAGAGATCTGGGTGCAGGGGTTCTCCGAGCCCGAGGCCGGATCCGATCTCGCCGCCCTGCGCACCACGGCGCGCAGCGACGGTGCCGACTTCGTCGTCAACGGTCAAAAGGTCTGGGCCAGTGGCGGTCTGCACGCCGACTGGTGTCTGCTGCTGGCCCGCACCGATCCGGACGCCAAGAAACGGCACGGCATCTCGTACTTCCTGATGGACATGAAATCCCCTGGCATCGAGGTCAGGCCGATCAAGCAGGCCACCGGTGAATCACACTTCTGCGAGGTGTTCCTCAACGACGTCCGGGTGCCCGCCGCCAACCTGGTGGGCCCGGTGAACAAGGGGTGGCAGGTCGCCCAGGAGACGCTCGGCGCCGAACGGGGAATGACGATGCTCGAGCTCGCCGAGCGACTCGGCAACGCCGGCTTCCGCTGGCTGGTCGCCGAATGTGCGCGCGCGGGTGTACTCGCCGATTCACTGGTGGCGGATCGGCTGGCGCAGTTCGAGATCGAGATCACCGGGCTGCGGGGGCTGTGCCGCGGTCTGGTCGAAGGCCGAAGTGACGGCCAGGCCGACGCCTCGGTGGTGAAGCTGTTCTACAGCGAACTGCTGCAGCGGCTCACCGACTTCGGCGCCCAGATCAGCGGCCTGGCCGGGCACACCGTGCTGGCCAAACCCATATCGAGCGGCTGGGAATCCGGCGCGTGGGTACTCGATTTCATCGGCTCCTGGGAATGGACCATCCCGGGCGGTGCCAGCGAGATCCAGCGCACCATCATCGGTGAGCGCGGACTGGGCCTGCCCCGTGAACCGGCGGGAGCATGATGACACGCGACTTCGCCGATCTGCATCCGGAACTGCGGGCGGTGGCCAGGAACCTGCTGACCGCCGGGCATCCGGACTGGACGCTGCTCACCCAGGCCGGCTGGCCAGGCCTGGAGATCGCGGAGTCACTCGGCGGCGCCGAGGTGTCCTTTGCCGAAACCGCGGTCGTCGCCGAGGAACTCGGACGGGCCGCCGCACGCAGCAGCCACCTCGGCGTCAGTCTCGGCATCGGCGCACTGCTCGCGCTGCCCCCCGACACCGCCCGCGATGAGGCGTTGTCCGCGGCCGCCGACGGCACGGAATTGCCGGTCGCCGTGCTGAGCACAGGTGAGCGCCCCAGCATCGGTTTCACCCTGGCGGCCGGCGGGCTCAGTGGCACTGCCGATTTCGTGCCGGACGCCACCGAGGCAACCCGGCTGCTGATTCCCGCCCAGGACTCCGAGGGCACGCCCACCCTGGTGCAGATCGATCCGGCGGCCACCGGGCTGCTGGTCACGGCGCAGCCGACGCTCGATGAGACCCGTCGGCTCGCCACGGTCACCGCCGACGGTGTGCAACCCACCCAGGTATGGCCGTTCCCGGCCACGCAACACCTGCTGGACCGTGGGACTGTCGCGGTCGCCGCCGACAGCCTCGGCCTGGCCGAGGCGATGCTGGCCGCGACCGTCGACTATGTGGGGATACGGCACCAGTTCGGCCGACCCATCGGTTCGTTCCAGGCGGTCAAACACGCCTGCGCGGACATGCTGGTGCAGATCCGGGTGACGCGCTGCCTGGTCGAGGCCGCCGTCGACGCGGTGGCCGCGGGTTCCGATGCCCAGACGGCGGTGTCCATGGCCAAGGCGTATGCATCCGACATCGCGGTGGCCGTCGCGGGCAAGGCGATGCAACTGCACGGCGGTATCGGGTACACCTGGGAAAGCGGCGTGCACACCTACCTCAAGCGAGCGACCCTGAACCGGTCACTGTTCGGGTCCCCGACCGCGCACCGGCGCGCACTGGCGACGCGCTTCCGATAACGCTGCCGGCCGGTCGGACGTGTGCCATCGTGCTGCTATGCCTCGGGGGTCGATGGTCGCGCCGGCACTGATCGCCGTGGCGGCAGTCGTGTCGTGCTCGGTGCCCACCGACAAGAGCGTCAGCCGGGAGCGGCTACAGGACCAGATCGTCGAGGAGGTCACCGAACAGTCGGGTGCCGCGCCGGATTCGGTCAGCTGCCCGGGCGACCTCCAGGCATCCGTCGGGGCCACCATGGAATGCACGCTGGCCGATGGCGGGCAACAGCGCGACGTCCGCGTGACGGTCGGCAGCGCCGAGGGCGACCAGGTCGGCCTGCTCATCGAGCAGACGATCGGCAGACAGACCGTCGCCGAACAGATCACCGAGCAGATCCGCAGACAGATCGGCCGGGCGCCGCAGTCGGTGAGCTGCCCGGCCGATCTCAGCGGCGACGCGGGTGCCACGCTGCGCTGCGAACTCACGGATTCCGGCAAGACCTACGGCGTGACGGTGACGACCGTCAACCGTGGTGAGGTGACCTTCGACATCAAGGTCGACGAGCAGCCGCAGTAGTCGAGGACAGAGGTCCCCCGCCGCGCCTTGTTAGCCTGTCGGCATGCACCGACGGGCCGGACGCCTCGCTCGATGGCTCAGCGTTGCGCTCATCACGGCGCTGGCACTCACCGGATGCGGCACCACCATGCTCGACGGCCGCGCGGTGTCGATGCTCTACGACCCGTCCCGCGCCGGCGGGTTGCCCGCCAGTGACGGCCCCAGCGGGCCTCGCCCCGACGCGCCCGCTCCGACCCGCACCGCGGAGAACAGCGATGGCGGCCCGGTCGATCAGCTGGCCCTACGGGCCATCGACGATCTGGAGCAGTTCTGGTCGGAGAACTGGAACGGGGCACTGACCGGGACATACAGTCCGGTCGCCGGGCTGGTGTCCTATGACGCCGCCGACCCGGACACCCCGCAGGTCTGCGGCAACGACCTTTACGGTCTGTCCAACGCGTTCTACTGCTTTGACGCCGACGTGATGGCCTGGGATCGCGGCGAGTTCATCCCCGGGGCGGCGCAGTACTTCGGTGAGATGGGTGTCGTCGGCGTGATGGCCCACGAATACGGTCACGCCGTGCAGGCCAAGGCACATCTGGTGGAGAAGTCCACCCCGGTGTTGGTCAAGGAACAGCAGGCCGACTGCTTCGCGGGGGTCTATCTGCACTGGGTCGCCGCCGGGAAATCGCCGCGTTTCGCGCTGAGCACCGGCGACGGTCTCAATCACGTTCTGGCCGGGGCGATCTACATCCGCGACCCGTTGATGACGCAGGAAGAGGCGATCCTCACCGGTGATGCACACGGATCGGCGCTGGATCGGATCAGCGCCTTCCAGATCGGGTTCAGCGGGAACGCCGATCAGTGCGCGGCCATCGACATGGAGGAGATCATCGAACGCCAGGGCGACCTGCCGAAGTTCCTGTCCTACGACTCCTATGGCGATCCGAGCGCCGGCAACAGCGTCATCGACGCCGATCTGCTGAACAGTCTGATGAACACGCTCGCGGACGTCTACTCGCCCGACAACCCGCCCGCCCTGAACATGGAGATGGCCAGTTGTCCGGACGCGGAGTCCATTTCGCCCGCGGCGTACTGCCCGGCGACCAACACGATCAACGTCAACCTGCCAGCCCTGCAGGAGCTGGGCACCCCGAAGTCCGAGGAGCAGGGCGTGCTGCTGCAGGGCGACAACACCGCGTTGTCCATCATCACTTCTCGCTATGCGCTTGCCGTGCAACAGGAACGCGGCATCCCGCTGGAGTCGCCGGTGACGGCGCTGCGCACGGCCTGCCTCACCGGGGTGGCGCAGGGCCGGATGGCCGAGCCGGGAAGTCCGTTGACGCTGTCGGCCGGGGATACCGACGAAGCGATCTCGGGACTGCTCACCAATGGTCTGGCGGCCAGCGACGTCAACGGCGTGACGGCCACGGCCGGCTTCACCAGGATCCTGGCCTACCGGGCCGGGCTGTCCGGTGATCCCGAGCAGTGCTACGAACGGTTCTCGGCATGAGCGACGCTTGCGGAGCGAATCAACAAACGCCATGCGGGACCCGAGCCTGCGAGGGAACCGCATGACCCGGCCACCGGATCCTTCCCAGCAACCGTGGTGGGCGCGCCCGGGTGGCGCGCCCGCACCGCACGGGCAGCCGCGACACGGCGCGCCTGGGCACGGCGCACCGCCGCCGTCGGGCCCGCCGCCCCGCCAGCCCTATCCGCCTGCCCCCCAGCAGTATCCGCCGCACCGGCAATCGCCACCGCCGGGGTACCCTCCGCCCCCGCAGCGGGTCCCCCCGCCGCCGCAATACCCGCCGCAACAGCAGCAGCGCCCGGCGCCCGTCATCGACCCGAACCGCTACACCCTGCCGCCGGGTCCGCCGTCATCGCACCGCGCACCCTCGAAGAGGTCAGGGCCCGACAGACGCACCGTGCTCATCGGCGCCGGGGTGGCCGTCGCACTGGTGGTCGCCGGCGTGGGCCTGTGGCAGTTCCTCTTCCGCGACGCCACCGTCATCAACGTCGAGCAGGCCGAGGCGGGCGTCCGCGAGATCCTGTCGGACCCGATCAACGGGTACGGCGCCAACAGCATCAGCGCGCTGCGGTGCAATGACGGCAGGGACCCGTCGGCGGCCAAGGGCGACAGCTTCACCTGCGCCGTCGAGATCGACGGGACCGTCCGCCACGTGTATGTCGAATTCCAGGACGACAACGGCACGTTCGCAGTCGACGGTCCCCGGTAGTCGGTCAGACCGCCTTGAGCTGTGCGGTGACCAGGGTGTAGCTGCTGGTCTGCCAGGCGTCCAGGAACTTGTCGAGCGGCACCGGCAGACCCTGGCCGTTCGCCCACGCGCTGTCGTTGA
It includes:
- a CDS encoding SDR family NAD(P)-dependent oxidoreductase translates to MAAVVVTGAASGIGRASAQALVADGRQVVLWDLAPEVTEVAAELGMPADVVDVTDSAATEAAIQAIDGVDGLVHAAGRVIPEPVGAYTEESWDAVLDVNLRAQAMLVQQLLPQLEASARSGGGPAVVGISVSKG
- a CDS encoding NAD(P)-dependent oxidoreductase, which codes for MSSEQRPLADRTLVVSGGSRGIGLAIALGAAKRGANVVLLAKTAEPHPKLPGTVHTAVADVEAVGARAVAVVGDVRKEEDVQRAIDTAVQTFGGVDIVINNASAIATEPTEALAAKKFDLMMDINVRGTFLLTKAALPHLRQSAEAHVITLAPPLNLNPYWLGAHPVYTVSKYGMTLLSLGWAQEYQESGIGFCCLWPQTYIATSAVTNLADGDSLASSSRSPEIMADAAVQILTGPAKDANGQTFIDADVLAGAGTTDLSRYGGGDDPIWDIFVDKS
- a CDS encoding acyl-CoA dehydrogenase family protein, whose product is MDFDMGPDAAALRGELRDLVKAHIAEDYLGAFTHDPDDLAVAQAFCRLLAERGLLCMSWPTEFGGRASSPWEQTVVREEMWAHHEPRGAQYMGVNWVGPIIMRHGTPEQQARHLPPIAAGDVIWCQGFSEPEAGSDLASLRTSAVRDGDGWVINGQKIWTSYATMAQWCFLLVRTSKIGKEPARKKQHGLTIFLVPMSDPAITVRPIQTMMGPHHLNEVFFDDLRVTDADVLGTVDDGWTVVQSVLAFERVGIARYARCERLLQLAPKALGEHWAELPEELRGRWARMLTHCRRARLMAYRLVALQAEGQVRPTDSAAYRIAVTKLDQDSAEVLMEIIAALPDGVSRIFTAEVEDHWRYSQPSTVSSGSIEMQRILLARTLLAAS
- a CDS encoding TetR/AcrR family transcriptional regulator, whose protein sequence is MSTEGRLAPTTYSAAQTRVITAALDLFGAHGVSGTSLQMIADAIGVTKAAVYHQFKSKDDVVIAVAETELAALQDALDAAEAEADQVAAREVLLTRVVDMAVTRRQLTGVLQFDPVVVRLLAEHRPFAQFIERLYQVLLGGGGGVEARVNAAVMSGALSAAVMHPLVTDVDDDTLRAQILKVTRRILDLPQA
- a CDS encoding class I adenylate-forming enzyme family protein, yielding MSISLLLEMASSTDPDRTAVVSGDLRLSAGELSELADGGAGVVAASGAQHVAYVGAGGALLPLLLFASARAGVPVTPLNYRLSADGLRALIARLPDPLVVVDDEYRDAVGDEFRVMGSAEFLAAARTAEPAAQFPDPDSVGVVLFTSGTTSAPKAVELTHNNLTSYITGTVEFASAEPGDAALICVPPYHIAGVSAALSNLYAGRKMVYLTQFDARKWVGLVESEGVTSATVVPTMLDRIVTVLESQNTALPTLRTLAYGGSKVALPLVRKALELLPAVGFVNAYGLTETSSTIAVLTPDDHRVALGSDDAAVARRLGSVGQPVPSIEVQIRAEDGTVLGAGETGELYVRGEQVSGRYTGIGSVLDEQGWFPTKDVATLDEDGYLYIGGRSDDTIIRGGENIAPAEIEDVLVEHPQVRECAVVGPEDPEWGQIIVAVVVPAAGTEPQPEELREFVRAQLRGSRTPDRVVFRDELPTNATGKVLRRELVSELNAKEPA
- a CDS encoding FadR/GntR family transcriptional regulator, translating into MRTPQHRIAETVAGELRDRILAGADRLPTQDQLVTEFGVSYPSVREALRILETEGLVTVRRGSVGGAEVHRPSESSAAYHLGLALQGSAVSLGDLAAGLQLLEPLCVAEVARRTDRLKTVVPALTRNVDACAEAVGDGAAFTRIAREFHDLVVEYTPNATVRHVVGSLVALWSAQEEKWADYVVKRGEYPSPAEARGAVRTHRRLVDEIAAGNAAEAERIARKHLAATQAVLLERFTDDVVRAARGAKPHERRTC
- a CDS encoding DUF1295 domain-containing protein, which codes for MTTISKARSLGVVTVAYVVAIAVAAAWLWLGPSTDRLWLDTLIADLLATVAIFGFSRVYRNSSFYDAYWSVIPPLLLFYWWYRSSEVDQLRVWLITIVVMLWAIRLTANWVYAFPGLHHEDWRYPMFKQRAGRFEILADLVAIHLIPTLQVFLAMVPVYVAVTRPGPGLVWLAWIAFVVGLAAVTLELVADVQMHRFVAERRTGEAMDRGLWGWSRHPNYFGEFSFWAALALFGVAAAPADWWWLILGALAILAMFLGASIPMMEERSLARRPAYQDVVDRVSRFVPWPPRTRPAHRSLPE
- a CDS encoding SDR family oxidoreductase, producing MEGLTANPFIPAYCASKAGLLGLTRSMAAQLGPSGIRINAVCPGFIRTPMLQIALDVDEVRESFVQAAPLGRIGDPEEVAAAVAFLMSPKASFITGTYLVVDGGVTSRHA